From a region of the Thiohalobacter sp. genome:
- the hemJ gene encoding protoporphyrinogen oxidase HemJ — protein MHAAYTSLPWVLAFHVIFMVTWFAGLFYLPRLFVYHAMTEDAAGNDRFKIMERKLFFGIMTPGAIFTIALGLWMLADNWPAYARAGWLHAKLALVALLVVYHLACGKWLMDFRHDRNRHSHVYYRWMNELPVFALIGIVLLVMLKPF, from the coding sequence ATGCACGCCGCCTACACCAGCCTGCCCTGGGTGCTCGCCTTCCACGTCATCTTCATGGTGACCTGGTTCGCCGGCCTGTTCTACCTGCCGCGGCTGTTCGTCTACCACGCCATGACCGAGGACGCCGCCGGCAACGACCGCTTCAAGATCATGGAACGAAAGCTGTTCTTCGGCATCATGACCCCCGGCGCCATTTTCACCATCGCGCTCGGCCTGTGGATGCTGGCCGACAACTGGCCGGCCTACGCCAGGGCCGGCTGGCTGCATGCCAAGCTCGCGCTGGTGGCCCTGCTGGTGGTCTACCACCTCGCCTGCGGCAAGTGGTTGATGGATTTCCGGCATGATCGCAACCGGCACAGCCATGTCTACTATCGCTGGATGAACGAACTGCCCGTGTTCGCCCTGATCGGCATCGTACTGCTGGTCATGCTCAAACCCTTCTGA